In one window of Pseudodesulfovibrio sediminis DNA:
- a CDS encoding ABC-F family ATP-binding cassette domain-containing protein produces MSRITVQSLGKSYGGEAVFADVAFEVTPGMRLALTGPNGCGKSTLLKVLAGEIEPDEGQMTLSKGARIGYVAQEMTGTVLDEQLLSWVLSALPSWNEFWEEWEKAVAADDNARIEKLSHRQAEFEELYGYNPDHKARAILTGLGFSDDDLFKQIGELSGGWRERAKLGRVLLQGADILLLDEPTNHLDLEAVEWLEEYLLNFRGTLAFVVHDRIFLNRVGTHVLFLGAGKPILRRGSFDEFLIWDEENRGQRQKEADKLSARIDNEYKYINKFRVKARKAAQAQSKLKKVEKLEQELNQIKEAQAASHRGKSLSFKLPAPKRGDKVPASAVDLEFQYDGEKSVWPALNFQLFRGKKVAVVAPNGAGKSTLLKLITGTLEPTAGHVKVGSGTQLGYFSQHQHEILNLDNSVIGEIRRLSDSNLTEEQVMSVLGLFLLGESYFERKVKGLSGGEKSRLLLATLFLARANFLILDEPTNHLDIETREGLIRALKDYDGTLLFVAHDRYLLGEVAEEIWALDDTGITPYLGGFEEYYAKSKQEEACRTGQAACSSEDVKEKRKLSKDDKRRQAEERNRLYRVLKPLKKKYDKLEIDLEKVLEEQAVLEEKMNDPATYEKPEEALKLNTAYKEASDWADTLMEQMAELESKIEEASAGQEGV; encoded by the coding sequence ATGTCAAGAATCACAGTTCAGAGTCTCGGAAAATCCTACGGCGGAGAAGCTGTTTTTGCCGACGTTGCTTTTGAAGTGACGCCGGGTATGCGCCTTGCTCTCACAGGACCCAATGGATGCGGCAAAAGTACCCTGCTCAAAGTATTGGCTGGAGAGATCGAGCCGGACGAAGGGCAGATGACACTCTCCAAGGGCGCTCGTATCGGGTATGTGGCACAGGAAATGACCGGTACGGTGTTGGATGAACAGCTCTTGTCATGGGTGTTGTCCGCACTGCCGTCATGGAATGAGTTCTGGGAGGAGTGGGAAAAGGCCGTGGCTGCGGATGACAACGCACGTATCGAGAAACTGTCCCATCGACAGGCTGAGTTCGAAGAGCTCTACGGCTATAACCCCGACCACAAGGCGCGGGCCATCTTGACAGGTCTCGGCTTCAGCGATGACGATCTTTTCAAGCAGATAGGTGAGCTTTCCGGTGGCTGGCGTGAACGGGCCAAACTCGGGCGTGTCCTTTTGCAGGGAGCTGATATCCTGCTGCTTGATGAACCGACCAACCACCTTGATCTTGAGGCGGTAGAGTGGCTGGAGGAGTACCTGCTCAACTTTCGTGGAACTCTGGCCTTTGTTGTGCATGATCGTATCTTTTTGAATCGCGTGGGAACGCATGTTCTGTTCCTCGGAGCCGGAAAACCGATTTTGCGCAGGGGATCATTTGATGAATTTTTGATCTGGGATGAAGAGAATCGTGGTCAACGCCAGAAAGAGGCAGACAAATTGTCTGCTAGAATTGACAACGAATACAAATATATCAACAAGTTCAGGGTAAAGGCGCGCAAGGCGGCGCAGGCTCAGAGCAAGCTCAAGAAAGTCGAGAAACTTGAACAGGAACTCAATCAGATCAAGGAAGCCCAGGCCGCATCGCATAGAGGGAAAAGCCTGAGCTTCAAACTGCCTGCTCCCAAAAGAGGTGACAAGGTTCCTGCATCGGCCGTGGACCTTGAGTTTCAATATGATGGTGAGAAGTCCGTTTGGCCAGCACTGAACTTTCAGCTTTTTCGTGGCAAGAAAGTGGCTGTTGTTGCCCCCAATGGTGCTGGTAAATCCACATTGCTCAAATTGATTACCGGCACTTTGGAACCCACGGCAGGGCATGTCAAAGTCGGTTCCGGTACGCAACTCGGCTATTTCAGTCAGCACCAACATGAAATTTTGAATCTGGATAATTCCGTTATCGGTGAAATCCGTCGTCTTTCCGATTCCAATCTGACCGAAGAACAGGTCATGAGCGTGCTCGGTCTCTTTTTGCTTGGTGAATCCTATTTTGAACGCAAGGTCAAAGGATTGTCCGGTGGCGAAAAGAGCCGTCTTTTGTTGGCTACACTCTTTTTGGCTCGGGCCAACTTTCTCATTCTTGACGAACCCACCAACCATCTGGACATTGAAACTCGTGAGGGGCTTATACGGGCGCTCAAGGATTATGACGGTACGCTGTTGTTTGTCGCCCATGACAGATACTTGCTGGGTGAGGTGGCCGAAGAAATCTGGGCGCTCGATGATACCGGGATTACCCCGTATCTGGGTGGGTTTGAGGAGTATTACGCCAAAAGTAAACAGGAAGAAGCGTGCCGTACCGGACAGGCAGCCTGTTCGTCAGAGGATGTCAAAGAAAAACGGAAGCTTAGCAAGGACGACAAGCGACGCCAGGCCGAGGAACGAAACCGGTTGTATCGTGTACTCAAGCCGCTCAAAAAGAAATATGACAAGCTTGAGATCGACCTTGAGAAAGTACTTGAAGAACAGGCTGTTCTTGAAGAAAAAATGAACGATCCCGCAACATATGAGAAACCGGAAGAAGCCTTGAAGCTGAATACGGCTTACAAGGAGGCGTCTGATTGGGCTGACACGCTTATGGAGCAGATGGCGGAGCTTGAATCGAAGATCGAAGAAGCTTCGGCAGGGCAGGAGGGAGTCTGA
- a CDS encoding 3-isopropylmalate dehydratase small subunit, with protein sequence MKVQGTAHKVGDHIDTDAIIPARFLVTTDSKVLGENCMEGLEAGWVSRVKENDVMVGGVNFGCGSSREHAPISILGAGIPVVLAHSFARIFYRNGFNMGLVLLEIGDDIDKFSDTDEIEVDTTTGVIKNMTTGVTVQAAAVPPFMQEILNVGGLVEYAKTKLA encoded by the coding sequence ATGAAAGTTCAAGGAACAGCTCACAAAGTGGGCGACCATATCGATACTGATGCCATCATCCCCGCCCGTTTTCTGGTCACAACCGATTCCAAGGTGCTCGGCGAGAACTGTATGGAAGGGCTTGAAGCCGGATGGGTCAGCCGCGTGAAAGAGAACGACGTCATGGTCGGCGGCGTGAACTTCGGTTGCGGCTCCTCCCGTGAACACGCTCCCATTTCCATTCTGGGTGCGGGAATTCCGGTCGTGCTGGCTCATAGTTTTGCCCGCATTTTCTATCGCAACGGCTTCAACATGGGCCTTGTGTTGCTGGAAATAGGCGATGATATTGACAAGTTCAGTGATACTGACGAAATCGAAGTGGACACCACTACAGGTGTTATCAAGAATATGACCACAGGTGTGACCGTTCAGGCCGCAGCCGTGCCTCCCTTCATGCAGGAAATCCTGAATGTGGGTGGATTAGTTGAATACGCCAAGACTAAATTGGCCTAA
- a CDS encoding GIY-YIG nuclease family protein — MQSWFVYLLRCADNTLYCGITTDMNRRLQQHNAGTASKYTRARLPVTVAAHIPVKDKSTALKLEIKVKKQTSIKKIAYLTSFTPVSDPV; from the coding sequence ATGCAATCCTGGTTTGTTTACCTTCTTCGCTGCGCCGACAATACGCTCTATTGCGGCATCACAACCGACATGAACCGCCGCCTTCAACAACACAATGCCGGAACTGCCTCGAAATATACCCGAGCCAGACTTCCGGTAACCGTTGCCGCACATATTCCGGTCAAAGACAAGAGCACCGCACTCAAGCTGGAAATCAAGGTCAAAAAGCAGACCAGCATAAAAAAAATCGCCTATCTGACATCATTCACCCCTGTGTCCGACCCTGTGTAA
- the leuB gene encoding 3-isopropylmalate dehydrogenase — MKICVLPGDGIGKEIVAQGLRVLEAIGEKFDCTFETTEALIGGCAIDAEGVPLPAETVAKCKDADAVLLGAVGGPKWDTIDPSIRPEKGLLGIRKELGLFANLRPAVLFKELADACFLRPDIVARGLDVMVVRELTGGIYFGEPRFDGEKDGERFGYNTMTYYEHEIRRIARIAFEAARKRSGRVCSVDKANVLDVSRVWREIVIDEHKNYPDVELEHMYVDNAAMQLVRDPSQFDVVVTGNLFGDILSDEAAAITGSIGMLPSASVGDSNPGLFEPIHGSAPDIAGQDKANPLATILSIAMMLRHSFDMADAADCIEKAVAKTLEQGYRTGDIAQEGGKVIGCVAMGDAVLGNL; from the coding sequence ATGAAAATTTGTGTATTGCCGGGTGACGGCATAGGCAAGGAGATCGTAGCCCAGGGGCTGCGTGTATTGGAAGCCATTGGTGAGAAGTTCGATTGTACTTTCGAGACCACCGAAGCCCTGATCGGCGGCTGTGCTATTGACGCGGAAGGCGTGCCTCTTCCTGCAGAGACCGTTGCCAAGTGCAAGGATGCCGATGCCGTGTTGCTGGGCGCAGTCGGTGGCCCCAAGTGGGATACCATTGATCCTTCCATTCGCCCCGAGAAAGGGCTGCTCGGCATCCGCAAGGAGCTAGGCCTTTTTGCCAACCTGCGCCCCGCAGTGTTGTTCAAGGAGCTGGCAGATGCCTGTTTCCTTCGCCCTGATATCGTGGCCAGAGGGCTGGACGTCATGGTTGTCCGTGAGTTGACCGGCGGTATCTATTTCGGTGAACCCCGTTTTGACGGCGAGAAGGATGGCGAGCGTTTCGGCTACAACACCATGACCTATTACGAGCATGAAATCCGTCGCATTGCCAGGATCGCCTTTGAGGCAGCCCGCAAGCGTTCCGGTCGTGTCTGTTCCGTGGACAAGGCCAACGTGCTGGATGTCTCCCGTGTCTGGCGTGAGATCGTCATCGACGAACACAAGAATTACCCGGATGTGGAGCTGGAGCACATGTACGTGGATAACGCGGCCATGCAGCTCGTGCGTGATCCTTCACAGTTTGATGTCGTGGTTACCGGAAACCTGTTTGGCGACATCCTTTCTGATGAAGCCGCCGCCATCACCGGGTCCATCGGCATGTTGCCTTCAGCTTCTGTTGGCGATTCCAATCCCGGCCTGTTCGAGCCCATCCACGGCTCTGCACCGGACATTGCCGGTCAGGATAAAGCCAACCCGTTGGCCACGATCCTTTCCATCGCCATGATGCTGCGCCACTCCTTTGATATGGCTGATGCCGCAGACTGCATCGAGAAAGCCGTGGCAAAGACGCTGGAGCAGGGCTACCGCACCGGCGATATCGCTCAGGAAGGCGGCAAGGTTATCGGCTGTGTCGCCATGGGGGATGCTGTGCTCGGAAATCTGTAG